The genomic interval CTATCTGATTCCGGCGCTGATCCTCTTCGGCCTCGGCATGGTGCCGGGCCTGATCGCGACCGTCATTTTCGCCATCCCTGCCCCCATCCGGCTGACGCGCCTCGGCATCATTTCGACCCCGCCATCCCTCGTCGAAGCCGCGGTTGCCTTCGGCGCCAGGCCAATGCAGGTGCTGCGCAAGGTCGAGCTTCCCTTCGCCGCGCCGCAGATCATGGCGGGCCTCACCCAGACCATCATGCTGTCGCTGTCTATGGTGGTCATCGCTGCCCTCGTCGGCGCCGATGGTCTTGGCGTGCCTGTCGTGCGCGCACTGAATACCGTCAACGTCGCCAAAGGCTTCGAAGCCGGTCTCTGCATCGTCATCCTGGCGATCATTCTCGACCGCATGTTCCGCACGGCGGATGAAGGAGATGGCGCATGACCGCGGTTAGCTTCAAGAATGTCAGCATCATCTTCGGCGACCGGCCGGAAACCGCGCTTGCCATGGCCGACCAGGGCAAAACGCGTGACGAGATCGGCACCGCGACCGGCCTGGTGCTCGGCGTCGCCAATGCCTCGCTGACGATCGAGGAAGGCGAGATCCTCGTGCTGATGGGCCTTTCCGGTTCCGGTAAGTCGACGCTGCTGCGCGCCGTCAATGGGCTCGCCCCCGTAGTGCGCGGCGACGTCTCGGTGTCGACATCCACTGGTCCCGTCAACCCCTATAGATGCAATGCCAAAGCCCTGCGCGACCTGCGCACCCACACCGTTTCCATGGTGTTCCAGCAGTTCGCGCTGCTGCCCTGGCGCACCGTCGCCGAGAATGTCGGCTTCGGCCTCGAGCTTGCCGGCATGCCGGAGGCCGAACGCAAGGTCCGCGTCGGCGAGCAGCTCGAGCTCGTCAACCTGACGAAATGGGCCGACCGCAAGGTCAACGAACTGTCAGGCGGCATGCAGCAGCGTGTCGGTCTTGCCCGCGCCTTTGCCACTGGCGCACCGATCCTGCTGATGGACGAGCCTTTCTCGGCGCTCGATCCTTTGATCCGCACCCGGCTGCAGGACGAGCTCCTGGAGTTCCAGCGGCGGCTGAAGAAGACCATTCTCTTTGTCAGCCACGATCTCGACGAGGCCTTCCGCATCGGCAACCGCATCGCCATCATGGAGGGCGGCCGGATCATACAGTGTGGAACGCCGCACGACATCGTGAAGAATCCTGCCGACCAATATGTCGCCGACTTCGTGCAGAACCTCAATCCGATCAACATGCTGACTGCCGCCGACGTCATGCAGCCCGGCCTCGGCCAGACGGCCGCCGGCATGAGCGTCAGCGCCACGGCCCGCGCCGCGACCCCGCTCGTCGATGTCCTCGACGTCCTCGCCCGCCAGCCGGGCAGCATCGGCATCGTGGAAAACGGCGCGGTCATCGGCACCATCACCGCCCAGGATATCGTCGCCGGCCTCACCCGCCATCGCCGCAAGGAGGACGCTTGATGTTTTCAAGCCGCTTTGCGACAAGGCGGTCATGAAAGATCAACCCTCGCCCTTACGCGAAACCGACGATGAGGCCCGCAGGCTCGCCCGCGTGCTGTTGCGCTCCGCACGGTACGCGGCGATTGCCGTTCTCGATCCGGACACCGGTTTTCCCTTCGCCAGCCGCGTCCTCCTCGCCACGGATATCGACGGCGCGCCCGTCATCCTTGTTTCGAAGCTTTCGGCTCACACCAAGGCGCTCACGAAAGATCCACGCGCCTCGCTGCTCACCGGTGAACCAGGCAAGGGCGATCCCCTCGCCTATGGCCGGCTGACGACCCAATGCATTGCGGAGCCGGTGGAGAGGGGGCATCGGTTCCACGAGCGCATTCGCGCGCGTTTTCTTGATCGCCATCCCAAGGCAAAACTTTATATCGATTTTCCCGATTTCCTCTTCTTCCGCCTCAAACCGGAGCAGGCGAGCCTCAACGGCGGCTTCGGCCGCGCCTACCGTCTCGACGGAAGGGACCTCATCATCCAATCGTCCGCAAACGAGGCAATCGCCGCCAAAGCGGCCGAAACAGTGCGAGATTTAGTAGAGCGCCATCCCGATGTGGCGGATAGCCTTGCAGAGCGCTTAAACGCCCCGAAATCGGCTGCTTGGCGCATCTGCGGCATCGATCCGGCAGGTTTCGAGATCATTTCCGGTGACTTTTTGCTGCGATACGAATTCGAAACCCTCGCTGCGGATTCCGATCACATTTGTTCAAACATATCTAAAATAGCATACTCGATACCTTAAATTTAGGTATATACAATCTTCGAGCCTAGTTGCTAATTTCGTCCGCCAGCTTCGGCAGGCGGCCTGTACAGACAGATGACGTACGTTTCGCATTAGGAAGATAACATTATGGAAACCCCTGATTTGGCTGACCACACGAATGTGGCGGCAGCACTATTGTCAGCCATGGCCAACCCCAAAAGATTGCTGATCCTGTGCAGCCTGGTGAAGGGCGAAGTCGCCGTCGGCGTGCTTGCCGCACAAGTTGGCCTCAGCCAGTCGGCTCTTTCACAGCACCTTTCGAAGCTGCGCGCACAGAAACTGGTCAAGACCCGCCGCGACGCGCAGACCATCTATTATTCGAGCACGTCCGAGCCGGTCATGAAGATCCTCGCGACGCTTGAAGACATCTATCTCGTTGCGAGCAGAAACAGATCTGCCGCCTGATGATAGCGCTGACATGAACGTCGGCCGGTGCCGCCCCGCACGGGATTGCACCGGCCGCAAGCCGCGGCACTCGTATTTCAGCACCTGAACCTTAACGACACGACCGGCAAATCGCGCGATTTGCCGGTCGTGTCTTTTTGGGGAATTCTTGATGACCTTCGTCGGGTGCCGCCCTGGTCCGACTGCCGGCTTCTGCTGGCGATGCAGCGTCGGATGCTGAATAGAAGCATGTGCGGCTTTTCTCGTTGACGCCTGGGGAAGCCCTGATAATTTGACCGGGCAGTAAAAATTCGGGGCGACAAGCCCCCGGGAACGGGCCATCAACGGCCAGGAGAACAGCATGTCCAACCGTCTCAATGCACCGAACGATCTTCGCGCCTTCTGGATGCCGTTCACGGCAAATCGCCAGTTCAAGAAGGAGCCGCGGTTGTTCGTCGGCGCCAAGGACATGCATTATACCACCCATGACGGCCGCCAGGTGTTGGACGGCACCGCGGGCCTCTGGTGCGTCAACGCGGGCCACTGCCGTCCGAAGATCACCGAGGCGATCCGCGAGCAGGCGGGCGAACTCGATTATGCGCCGGCCTTCCAACTCGGACATCCCAAGGCCTTCGAACTGGCGAACCGCTTGGTCGACATCGCCCCGGAAGGCCTGGACCACGTCCTCTACACCAATTCCGGTTCCGAATCCGTTGAGACCGCGCTCAAGGTGGCGCTTGCCTATCACCGCGTGAAGGGCAACGGCTCGCGCTTCCGCCTAATCGGCCGCGAGCGCGGCTATCATGGCGTCAACTTCGGCGGCATCTCCGTCGGCGGTATTGTCGCCAACCGCAAGATGTTCGGCACGCTCCTGACCGGTGTCGATCACATGCCGCACACCCACCAGCCCGGCAAAAACAACTTCACCCGCGGCGAGCCTGAGCATGGCGGCGACATCGCCACCGAACTCGAGCGCATCGTTACGCTTCACGACGCCTCAACCATCGCCGCCGTCATCGTCGAGCCGGTGGCGGGCTCCACCGGCGTGCTGATCCCGCCGAAGGGCTATCTGCAGAAGCTGCGCGAAATCTGCACCAAGCACGGCATCCTTCTGATCTTCGATGAAGTCATTACCGGTTTCGGCCGTCTGGGCGCCCCCTTCGCCGCGCAATATTACGACGTCAAGCCCGACATGATCACCACGGCAAAGGGGCTGACCAACGGCGTCATCCCGATGGGCGCCGTGTTCGTCACCTCCGAGATCCATGACGCCTTCATGAACGGCCCGGAGCATATGATCGAATTCTTCCACGGCTATACCTATTCCGGCAATCCGATCGCATCCGCCGCTGCGCTCGCCACGCTCGACACCTACAAGGAAGAAGGCCTGCTCACCCGCGCCGCCGAGCTTTCCGACTATTGGGCCGATGCGCTGCATTCGCTCAAGGACTGCCCCAACGTCATCGATATCAGAAACACAGGCTTGATCGGCGCGATCGAACTCAATCCGATCGCCGGCGAGCCCACCAAGCGCGCCTTCACTGCTTTCCTAAAGGCCTATGAAAGCGGCCTGTTGATCCGCACCACCGGTGATATCATCGCGCTTTCCCCGCCGCTGATCATCGAGAAACATCATATCGACGAGCTCTTCGGCAAGCTGCGATCCATCCTCCAGAACAATATCTGAAGGCGCTTCCGAGCCCTTTCCACTCAAGACCCGCGATGACCAATGGTCTCGCGGGTCTTTTGGTCTGAAGATGCGAAACCTCAGCTCACAGAGGCGACGGAAAGGCAAAGGGCGAATTTTTTCAGCAGCTGGCGATCGAAATGCCCCTCAGCGCCGAACATCCATTTCAATGCCTCGCTCGCGCTCCATGGCTCCTTATACGGCCGCACGGACGTGATGGCGTCATAGACGTCGCAGATCGTTGCAATCCGCGTGTGGAGACTCACCTCGCTGCCGGACAATCTGCGCGGATAGCCCTTGCCGTCGATGCGCTCGTGATGATTGAGGCAAACGTCGAGAACGATCTCCGACAGACCCTCCTGCCGCGACAGGATCGCGTGCCCCTTCTCCGGATGGTCGCGGAGCAAGCTGATCTCGTCCTTTTCGAGGGGCCCTGCCTTGTTGAGCACCTCAAGCGGAATTTCAAGCTTGCCGACATCGTGCAGCAAACCCGCGGTGCCGAGCATCTGAATCGTATGTTCGTCGAGAGCGAGATGGCGGCTGAAAAGAATCATCAGGGCGCTCACCGAAATGGAATGCAGAAAGGTCACTTCGTCTTTTGATTTCAGACGCGTGACGCTCAGGAAAACCGCAGGGTTCTCATCCATGGATTTGGAGACCGAAGAAAGCACCGGCGCCAAGTGATCGACGCTGATTCCCTCACCATTTCGCAGCCGCGCGAAAGCCTTTTCCAGCAGCTGCACGGATTTCTGGACGCTCTCGCGGGCGGCCTGGATGTCGATCTCGATGTCGCGGCCCGGCAGGCCGTTGGTATCGAGCCCCTTGCTGGTATTGATGACGACGCTGACAGTACCGCATTTACGAATTTTGGCGGCATCCACCTCGCGCCGCAGCGGAAATCTGCGCTTGGACAAAAACGGGTCCTGCCACAAGCCCTCGATCGCCTCCACAAACATCCCGATACGCACCTGACCGGCATCGATACGCTTGAGCATCCAGATCTCTGTTTCCCTATATATCTATGTAATCTTGGAATAGTTCTCTTTTCAATGCGGCGGCATGGGGGTCTCACGGAATACTACCGCCATTGGCCGAACTAACGGTTAATGCGGAAGATAAAGACCACCTTGCGGTTATGATTTTCTTTGGACGCGTGTCGCGGCCTCGCGCCACTCCCGAAAATCACCAAAAAACGCAGAAAATGATCCTCTCGAACGGATTTGCGGCCGGATCGACCGAATTTTCCTTCTCTTTTGTTATGAACTTGCGCAATCTCGTCAAAATTTCTAAAAATCTCGCCATGAGCCCTCTCCGAGTCAAACATGGCCGGCGGGCTCGCTGATCGCACGGTTACCGATCGTCCTTGGCACGGCCCCTGAGGGCTGTGGAATGGTCGGGAAAGCCGGCGGCATCTTATCGCGGGTCGAGGACCCCATCCAAGGAGACACACAATGACCCTCAAGACATTGACGGCGACCCTCGTCGCGTCACTCGCCTTTGCGCCGCTTGCTCATGCCGATATCACCATCGGCCTGATCGCGCCGCTGACCGGCCCCGTTGCCGCCTATGGCGATCAGGTGAAGAACGGCGCTCAGACCGCCGTCGATGAGATCAACAAGAAAGGCGGGATTCTCGGCGAAAAGGTCGTCCTCGAACTGGCCGACGATGCCGGCGAACCGAAGCAGGGCGTTTCCGCCGCCAACAAGGTGGTCGGCGATGGCATCCGCTTCGTCGTCGGCCCAGTGACCTCAGGCGTTGCCATCCCCGTGTCGGACGTTTTGGCTGAAAACGGCGTGCTGATGGTCACCCCAACCGCGACCGCTCCCGACCTCACCAAGCGAGGCCTCACCAACGTGCTGCGGACTTGCGGCCGCGACGATCAGCAGGCCGAAGTCGCCGCCAAATATGTGCTGCAGAATTTCAAGGATAAGCGCATCGCCATCGTCAACGACAAGGGCGCTTACGGCAAGGGCCTCGCCGATGCCTTCAAGGCAACCTTGAACGCCGGCGGCGTCACCGAAGTCGTCAACGACGCGATCACGCCCGGCGACAAGGATTTCAGTGCGCTCACTACCCGCATCAAGTCCGAGAAGGTCGACATCGTCTATTTCGGCGGCTACCACCCGGAAGGCGGCCTGCTCGCCCGCCAGCTGCATGACCTCTCCGCCAATGCGAAGATCATCGGCGGCGACGGCCTCTCCAACACCGAATTCTGGGCGATCGGCACGGATGCGGCTGCAGGCACGCTGTTCACCAATGCTTCCGACGCCACCAAGAGCCCTGACTCCAAGTCGGCCGCCGATGCGCTCACCGCCAAGAACATCCCGGCCGAGGCCTTTACGCTCAACGCCTATGCCGCCGTTGAGGTTCTGAAAGCCGGCATCGAGAAGGCCGGCAGCGCCGAGGATGCGGAAGCCGTCGCCGCCGCGCTGAAGGGCGGGATGGAGATCCCGACCGCCATCGGCAAACTCACCTATGGCGAGACCGGCGACCTGACCTCGCAGAGCTTCTCGCTCTACAAGTGGGAAGACGGCAAGATCGTCGCTGCCGAATAAGTCAGGAATATAGAGACTGGGACGGGCGCCATAAGGCGCCCGCTTTCGTTTGTGGCATCGCATGTCGCCGCAGATCGGTTATAAGTTCCGGAATCGGTTGCAATGTGAGCCATGCCATGACCAACAGACTCGAACGTCTCATCGACCAGGGTGTGGGCCGCGTGCCTGCCGATATCGTGCTGAAGGGCGGCAGCTTCTTCGATCTTGTCACCGGCGAGGTCGTCCGCTCCGACATCGCCATCGGCGCTGACCGCATCGTGGGGACTTCCGGCGACTATGAGGGCGAGACCGAGATCGACATATCGGGCAGAACAGTCGTTCCCGGCTTCATCGATACGCATCTGCATATCGAATCCTCGCTGGTGACGCCGCATGAGTTCGACCGCTGCGTCCTGCCTTATGGCGTCACGACCGCCATCTGCGATCCGCATGAAATCGCCAATGTGCTCGGTACCGAAGGCATCGAATTCTTTCTCGAATCCGCGCTGGAGACGATCATGGATGTCCGCGTCCAGCTTTCCTCCTGCGTGCCGGCAACACATCTGGAAACCGCCGGCGCCGACCTGCCGATCGAGCGCCTCCTGCCCTTCCGCGACCATCCCAAAGTGATTGGCCTTGCCGAGTTCATGAATTTTCCCGGGGTGATTCATAAGGATTCCGTCTGCATGGCCAAGCTCGACGCCTTCCAGGGCGGCCATATCGACGGTCACGCACCGCTTCTGTCCGGCAACGACCTCAATGGTTACCTCTCGGCCGGCATCCGCACCGAGCACGAGTGCACAACCGCAGCCGAAGCGCTGGAAAAGATCCGCAAGGGCATGCATATCCTCGTGCGCGAAGGTTCGGTTTCCAAGGATCTCGCCGCGCTCATCCCGATCATCACCGAGCGGCTTTCACCCTACCTCGCACTCTGCACCGACGACCGCAATCCGCTCGATATCGCCGAACAGGGCCATCTCGATCATATGATCCGCACTGCGATCGCCAACGGCGTCGAACCCCTGGCAATCTACCGCGCCGCTTCGATCTCCGCCGCCCGCGCCTTCGGCCTTCGGGACCGCGGCCTGGTGGCGCCGGGCTGGCGCGCCGATCTTGTGGTTCTCGACAGCCTGGAAAATTGCCGCGCCGAGATGGTCTTTTCCGCCGGCCGCCGGGTGACCGATGCACTTTTTGCCA from Rhizobium lentis carries:
- the choV gene encoding choline ABC transporter ATP-binding protein; this encodes MTAVSFKNVSIIFGDRPETALAMADQGKTRDEIGTATGLVLGVANASLTIEEGEILVLMGLSGSGKSTLLRAVNGLAPVVRGDVSVSTSTGPVNPYRCNAKALRDLRTHTVSMVFQQFALLPWRTVAENVGFGLELAGMPEAERKVRVGEQLELVNLTKWADRKVNELSGGMQQRVGLARAFATGAPILLMDEPFSALDPLIRTRLQDELLEFQRRLKKTILFVSHDLDEAFRIGNRIAIMEGGRIIQCGTPHDIVKNPADQYVADFVQNLNPINMLTAADVMQPGLGQTAAGMSVSATARAATPLVDVLDVLARQPGSIGIVENGAVIGTITAQDIVAGLTRHRRKEDA
- a CDS encoding ArsR/SmtB family transcription factor; translation: METPDLADHTNVAAALLSAMANPKRLLILCSLVKGEVAVGVLAAQVGLSQSALSQHLSKLRAQKLVKTRRDAQTIYYSSTSEPVMKILATLEDIYLVASRNRSAA
- the ade gene encoding adenine deaminase — encoded protein: MTNRLERLIDQGVGRVPADIVLKGGSFFDLVTGEVVRSDIAIGADRIVGTSGDYEGETEIDISGRTVVPGFIDTHLHIESSLVTPHEFDRCVLPYGVTTAICDPHEIANVLGTEGIEFFLESALETIMDVRVQLSSCVPATHLETAGADLPIERLLPFRDHPKVIGLAEFMNFPGVIHKDSVCMAKLDAFQGGHIDGHAPLLSGNDLNGYLSAGIRTEHECTTAAEALEKIRKGMHILVREGSVSKDLAALIPIITERLSPYLALCTDDRNPLDIAEQGHLDHMIRTAIANGVEPLAIYRAASISAARAFGLRDRGLVAPGWRADLVVLDSLENCRAEMVFSAGRRVTDALFATRRPVAPIGLDSVKARPVNAAHFGVPVAEGETSVIGVIPGKIITEHRRYRLPVKGNETTVDLANDIIKVAVIERHGKNGNHANGFVQGFGLKKGAIASTVGHDSHNICVVGVNEDDMARAANRLGEIKGGFVVVEDGKVTGEIALPVAGLMSLEPYETVRDTLHHLRKAAFALGATLEEPFLQLAFLPLPVIPHLKISDRGMVDVDKFALID
- a CDS encoding HD-GYP domain-containing protein, with protein sequence MLKRIDAGQVRIGMFVEAIEGLWQDPFLSKRRFPLRREVDAAKIRKCGTVSVVINTSKGLDTNGLPGRDIEIDIQAARESVQKSVQLLEKAFARLRNGEGISVDHLAPVLSSVSKSMDENPAVFLSVTRLKSKDEVTFLHSISVSALMILFSRHLALDEHTIQMLGTAGLLHDVGKLEIPLEVLNKAGPLEKDEISLLRDHPEKGHAILSRQEGLSEIVLDVCLNHHERIDGKGYPRRLSGSEVSLHTRIATICDVYDAITSVRPYKEPWSASEALKWMFGAEGHFDRQLLKKFALCLSVASVS
- a CDS encoding aspartate aminotransferase family protein produces the protein MSNRLNAPNDLRAFWMPFTANRQFKKEPRLFVGAKDMHYTTHDGRQVLDGTAGLWCVNAGHCRPKITEAIREQAGELDYAPAFQLGHPKAFELANRLVDIAPEGLDHVLYTNSGSESVETALKVALAYHRVKGNGSRFRLIGRERGYHGVNFGGISVGGIVANRKMFGTLLTGVDHMPHTHQPGKNNFTRGEPEHGGDIATELERIVTLHDASTIAAVIVEPVAGSTGVLIPPKGYLQKLREICTKHGILLIFDEVITGFGRLGAPFAAQYYDVKPDMITTAKGLTNGVIPMGAVFVTSEIHDAFMNGPEHMIEFFHGYTYSGNPIASAAALATLDTYKEEGLLTRAAELSDYWADALHSLKDCPNVIDIRNTGLIGAIELNPIAGEPTKRAFTAFLKAYESGLLIRTTGDIIALSPPLIIEKHHIDELFGKLRSILQNNI
- a CDS encoding HugZ family protein — encoded protein: MKDQPSPLRETDDEARRLARVLLRSARYAAIAVLDPDTGFPFASRVLLATDIDGAPVILVSKLSAHTKALTKDPRASLLTGEPGKGDPLAYGRLTTQCIAEPVERGHRFHERIRARFLDRHPKAKLYIDFPDFLFFRLKPEQASLNGGFGRAYRLDGRDLIIQSSANEAIAAKAAETVRDLVERHPDVADSLAERLNAPKSAAWRICGIDPAGFEIISGDFLLRYEFETLAADSDHICSNISKIAYSIP
- a CDS encoding branched-chain amino acid ABC transporter substrate-binding protein — translated: MTLKTLTATLVASLAFAPLAHADITIGLIAPLTGPVAAYGDQVKNGAQTAVDEINKKGGILGEKVVLELADDAGEPKQGVSAANKVVGDGIRFVVGPVTSGVAIPVSDVLAENGVLMVTPTATAPDLTKRGLTNVLRTCGRDDQQAEVAAKYVLQNFKDKRIAIVNDKGAYGKGLADAFKATLNAGGVTEVVNDAITPGDKDFSALTTRIKSEKVDIVYFGGYHPEGGLLARQLHDLSANAKIIGGDGLSNTEFWAIGTDAAAGTLFTNASDATKSPDSKSAADALTAKNIPAEAFTLNAYAAVEVLKAGIEKAGSAEDAEAVAAALKGGMEIPTAIGKLTYGETGDLTSQSFSLYKWEDGKIVAAE